A single region of the Nicotiana sylvestris chromosome 6, ASM39365v2, whole genome shotgun sequence genome encodes:
- the LOC104227216 gene encoding small ribosomal subunit protein uS5x-like, translating into MAERGGFGRGFGGRGGRGGDRGGRGRGGRRPRRETEEEKWVPVTKLGRLVKDSKIRSLEQIYLHSLPIKEYQIIDTLIGPSLKDEVMKIMPVQKQTRAGQRTRFKAFVVVGDGNGHVGLGVKCSKEVATAIRGAIILAKLSVIPVRRGYWGNKIGKPHTVPCKVTGKCGSVTVRMVPAPRGAGIVAARVPKKVLQFAGIEDVFTSSRGSTKTLGNFVKATFDCLMKTYGFLTPDFWKETRFTKSPFQEYADVLSKPASKVIVYTTEEATPETVQA; encoded by the exons ATGGCTGAGAGAGGAGGATTTGGCCGTGGATTCGGTGGTCGTGGCGGAAGAGGCGGAGACCGCGGTGGCCGTGGCCGCGGGGGCCGCCGTCCCCGCCGTGAAACCGAAGAAGAAAAATGGGTCCCAGTGACCAAACTCGGAAGACTCGTGAAGGACAGCAAAATCCGTTCATTAGAACAAATCTACCTTCATTCACTACCAATCAAGGAGTACCAAATCATAGACACCCTCATCGGTCCATCTCTAAAGGACGAAGTGATGAAAATCATGCCGGTTCAGAAACAAACCCGGGCCGGACAGAGAACCCGGTTCAAGGCTTTCGTTGTTGTAGGTGACGGAAATGGACACGTGGGATTAGGCGTGAAGTGCTCGAAAGAAGTGGCGACTGCTATTCGTGGCGCGATTATATTGGCTAAACTTTCTGTGATTCCTGTGAGGAGAGGTTATTGGGGTAACAAGATTGGAAAGCCGCACACCGTGCCGTGTAAGGTTACAGGGAAATGTGGGTCTGTGACTGTGCGTATGGTGCCTGCTCCACGAGGTGCTGGTATTgtggcggctagggttcctaAAAAGGTGTTGCAGTTTGCTGGTATTGAGGATGTTTTTACCTCTTCTCGTGGATCCACCAAAACCCTCGGCAACTTTGTCAAg GCAACCTTCGATTGTTTAATGAAGACATACGGTTTCCTTACTCCAGACTTCTGGAAGGAGACTCGCTTCACTAAATCTCCTTTCCAAGAATACGCTGATGTCTTGTCAAAACCTGCCAGTAAGGTTATTGTCTACACCACTGAGGAGGCAACACCTGAGACGGTTCAGGCTTGA